A region of the Bombus affinis isolate iyBomAffi1 chromosome 7, iyBomAffi1.2, whole genome shotgun sequence genome:
GTTTAATCGTTTAATCCTTCAATCATTTATTCGCACTCTTTAATTAATCATGTACTATGTACTATGAAATTTACTATGTTGCTGTAGAATTTTACCATTATCGATTTTATATTTACGAATGTCTATACGCTTAGCCATACGGCAGGATATTTTGCGATCTAACGAATATAATCGCTAAATTTTATTAGATACAGTAAATAATCATCTTGCACAATTTTATTCATTTCTATGAGACCTTCAGCTCTTTTACGTGATATCGTTTTACttcgattaattttattttacgttattactcatttttaaaaatgtacaaattcatttcttttttaaactAAATTATATCTCGTTAATAttgttttcatttataattacgtttaattcatttcttatttaataaaCTTTCTTTTTTGTTATAAGCAGCTTCAAAGCaaagattttataataatacatGTAATATTAATTCTTTACACAGCTGCTACGACCCAAGGAGATACTAAATCTATCAATCAGCAGACAGTGGATCTAGTCAATAGTACTGCATCTATTAAAAATTCCTCGAGTCCTGCTGCACCAGTTAAGGATTCTGTTAAGGATTCTAGTACCAATGTAACTAAAAATGCCGATGTCAAAGACAATATTACCAGAACCATTGATACTATTCCTGCTGCTACTACTAACATCACTATTGGTAACAAAACAAAAACCGATACTGTTCCTGACAATGATCATCGTACAGAATCTACCAATTCAACAACAAGTACAACTTCAACACCTACAACTTCATCAATAACAACCAAACAAACACCTACGTCTGAAAAATCTACATCTACGACTATAGTTACACCTACTACTATGAACAATACAACACCTATCGTTTCATCAACACCAATAACTACTCCAGTTCCATCATCGACAAAAGTTGTTCCATCTTATACACAACGACACTTTGATGGACTCAGCTTTTTAGGTAAGTAGGAAACGATACATTCTACTTGTGTGTATTTTGTTGCTTCCTCAAATAGTCATTTCGCTTGGAGATTTTAGAAATACATGCGTACGTTGAAGCTTGCAATGTTATCACATGATTAAGTAAAATGTTTCCCTTTTCTAGGTGGCATCATTTTAGCTACATGTTTAATGGTAATTGGTGTAATCACTTGGAAATTCTATAGAGCATTCAATGAACAAAACTACCGCACGCTATGATACAAATATTGTCATCgcgaaaattccattttccaatAAGTAAATGCAGTTGTTCGAACTGGAAACTATGAATTTTACcataataatattacgtatttttataaCGCACTTAAGTGTCGCGTGGTTTAAGTGCTCTTAGTAATGTGATGTGCAAACGCGAATTTCGTTTCTTTGTACCCAATGACAAAGACGAGTTACACGCATTATAGTATTGTCTCTTCGTATGTTCGCACGCGCATTGTAATAGCgtttatatttatgaaaaagaaagaacgaataCTATGTGCatagaagaagaggaaaaagagaatCTTGAGGGCGTGAGAGGAGGAGAGAAATAGAAAAGcaaatatagtattactatgcGCATGCGTAATTTGCGTACGCAAGTTGACGACCAATCAAATACACATTCCATCAAAAAGATCAATTTTGCACTATAACAAGTCCACGTAATATTTTCTGctcaaatgaaaattatttcgtaaaactcttctatttttctttaattaaactCGTTTATCAGCTGTTGCCATACATAAAAACAATggttaaaataatataaaaacgaTGAAATGTACACAGATATAAAGGTTCCTACGTGTATATTCATAGTAAGAACAAAATATGTAAAAGGATTAAGTATGAGACGTTTAAAAGAGTTCGATTAAAGTTTAGGAGATTTGCACATAAATAATGATATGGTATAAACGAACTCCGCTATGACATATTTTCTATGgttatattttccaatattacTTTTCTTACTGAgatgatatttaattattaatttcgggtgtgaagaatattttatattctaagGGTATAAGGGTCGTTCGTACGTATAAATTATAGATGCTCCTGTACATGCCTtcattaaataatattcttgttGAGGAATTTTCGTACgagtcaaaaaaaaaaaaaatgaaagttttTAGTTTCGATTTTTGTACCTGTTGGGAGACATAGTTATATGATTACAACAAATGTTGAACTTGGTTTTCGGCTCATAAGGAAATGTAatatgctaattaatattttacttaaTGTAATCGTATAATAcctattttcatttatatttagacttttttctttctttctgatACGAGCAAAATGTATAGAGATTTAGTTTTCGTTTATTTCGTtccgttttcctttttttttctttttttaaagtaagtattttatttttaaaagaaggTAATTAAATTACCAATGTGACGATAGATGTACCGTAATCAATAACACTGGCCCTTAAAACTCTTTCTATAGTTTCGAATATGTTTTTGTTACGTTTAATATCATCGGGTAAAAATTTTAAGTGTTTACACGTAGAACGATGATTTTCTTGTAAGAGCTTTCCTATAATGTACGTTAAATCGAAGTTTGCAGAGAAACGTAACGAGAGTTCAGTTATTTTTAAGGAAACATGTGCGGTacataaataaactaatttTGAAACATATTAATTGAAGTCGAATATGCGACCTGCTATTATAAGAAAAGATacctaaatatatatatttaaaaaaaactaCAGCCTAAATAGTGTATTGTATTTACATTCCGTGTAATATTTTAACAAGCTATGTAAAATACTTGCTTATATGAATTATACGATATTAATACTATGCAATGGCAAAACAAAATATCAAGTTAATTAATCAAGCTACATGATATACCGAAACATTTGATAAATAATCCTACCCAATTCTTCCCACTGTTCATTTCTaatcgcatttgtcatttccacTATTCTTTTATCCTTGTCAATCACATCATTGGCCGTTTCCATTGTTTCTTGCGGAAATAAAAATTCCATCATGGACACGCCGATCGGATGTGGACGCTATCGAGACATTGTGTTCATCATTGTCATAATTTCTTCGCAATATATTCGATTACGTTCGTCGCCACGTCGTTtcgataatttaatttttttaacatTATTTAATTCGATTAGAATCGATTGAACATCAATGGCATTCCAATTGTATCGATCGATATCAAGGGATCGTGCATCGAATGCGAAAATCTCATCCTCGTTCCCGATAACAAAAGTTAAAACATCCGACGTACGAACTTTACAAGAACTCTCCATCAAGTGGCATATCAATGTCTTCTCTATAACATTGTCAGTATACGTATTTGTAATCGCTTCAAAAAATGTATACAACGCCACGACCAGGGCGGAGCTGCTTCCGAGACCGTGTTGGCTGGTAAGCTGGATACGATTACGATTTGAAAGCCAGGAACGTGTGCTGTTAACAATATTGATTCCATTCAACCAACACGTGTTTCGTACGCATTTTTTGCGTCGTGATGTTGCTATTTGTTTACTTGGCTGTCAGCCTCGGAAACGTTGAAAAAGAATTTGATTACATAGATTTTTTTTGCTTTTAATACCAGCAGAAATTACCTAGATTATTAGCGAAAATATagctaatataattaattacgcATGGATAATGGAAATTCGATTAACGAAGAACGCGTTAAACAATCTGCTGCGTTCAAAAGAATTTAATTGTCGAGGAGATTGAAAAACGAACTGGCTAATACCTCGGCTATCTTTGAAACTTCGTATCGTTCCTTTTTAGCAACGTATCCACGAAGTTTCTTCCGCTAATGTGCAAAGATTTTCATCATCCAAGCGAAACTTGAACATTTCCCCGTCGGTATTCTCCAAGAACGTTTTAACCTGGCACCATTTGCTGCCGTGATTGCGTTTACCAACCACTAACGTGACAAGTTGAATGGCCTGTTTTATTTCAAGGGAAGATAAACCAAGCaaatgtgtgtgtatgtatgtgtgtgacGTTACACGCGTTATTGCTGCTTCCGTGCGGCACGATCGTAGGAAAGTACATATTCAGTGATCGTGCAAGCGAAAAGTCGGGACTCGCGATGAATCATCATCGCAGAAATGATTGAATTTGCACCTACCATGGATAACGATTTACTTTCCACGAAATTGGCGCTCTTGCCAGCTATGGTTAAACATCCGGGCGCAAATACCGCGCAGGTAGGGATTAATCCATAAGAATTAATAAATTCCTGTTCGGTCAGAGATCTTAATTCATCTAAACGTGGAATTTTTTGGACAAATGCTTGTTTACATAAGGTTTCGCCAATTTGTAGTAATCCTTTAAAAACTGTATCAGATGAAACGATATGATGGAATTTACAACGGTTTCTTGCATGAAGACACGTAAATTCTTAAACGTGAACGTAATACGTATATTTAATCAACACGCGTATTATCATCACGGTTTATATTTAACCGCAATTAATCATAAtcatattaaattttgtttctaaTTCTTAAGTCTTattcttttaaaatttttagaaGTTTCGTAGCAGAAAACTCTATCTTACGTAGTGATGACATTAATATCTTATTaacttgtattatatattatgcttaatattatattctataGCTTAAATTTATAGTTGTACGACGATATGTAAACACAATTACGTGTATGGAATATGTGTGCAAGAAAATTTTGAAAGATGAGACATAAAAATAAGCTTTTCTGTACTATCTAGttcatatttaaaattatatcatCGACTTCACAAACTTGAAATTTCTTTTGAAAACTAAAACGCGTTATATATTTTGTCTTTTCGAAGGATCGAATCGATCAGATTGTTTACGAGTTAACAAATTTAGACTCAAATATATCGTGCAATATCATATGTATATTATCCACGAACGATTCGATGGGAACTCTTACTTTATTGTTCGATAAATTGACTGGCATGGAAGCGATACACGCCATATGGATACTACTGGATTTATCGTTCATTCTGAGAAAAATCATCTAGCTATAATTTCCCCAAGTGTTACGAATCAGCATATTTTTGATTGATATTTCTGACATTCCggagaaacgaacgaaacgcTCGAGTCCCGGACCCGGGACTTTGGCTTTTCTTTCGTCGTTTTGTTTTGCGCGTCATAGAGATTCGACGAAACGTGCAACGTAGGGAACGAAATCGTGCGAACCGTGCGTTTTCTCCTTGAACTGTTCCTGCAAAAATCGATTTAACACCACATATCGTGGTAATTGCAATTTTTCTCGTTTCTCCGTCTCATTGATTTCGCTCCTTCTCTCCGATTATGCAAATGATGTCGAAACGTGACATTCGCGATGCTTTCGTAGAAGGGAGATACCCGAGACTGCGGAACAGCGCCATAAACTGAGAGAAGTAAACTACATGTGATGAAAATATCAATGTTTGAAAACAGCGTGGTCCTTAGATAGAtcattcttttgtttttctcttGTTTGTCAAAAATATTTGCTTCCTAACCGGGATTACACGTTTTCGAAGACTCTTCCTTTTTAACCAATTAACTACATTCGACGTGTAAACACGTCAATCCAAAACTTTATTTCGATCCCGTTGACGTGTATACTCATCatgtgaaataaaaattaccaTTTACTATAAAAACTcagttttaataaaaaataatataaatgacaTTTAGTGGTATGTTTCCTTTATACTTTCAGTAAATATcatgttaataaaaaaaaagtttgATTACACGATTATTCCCATAAGTGCATATATCGACTATTCCTCGAATTGTTTTGTGTACTTTGTTGTGTATATCAGCTATTCCTCGAATTGTTTTGTGTTCTATATCAgcttatataactttatatcagCTACACCATCAAAAGCAAATCTACTTCGAAGATGTGCCATCTGCTCAAAAAATGGAATTCGTAAGGAGTCACATTACTGGTGCTCGATTTAAGGAAGTGTCACTTTATGTGATATCTTGCTTTGAAAAATACCACACTGAAATCAACtgaatttcttaaatttttcttctttatgaattttattatttttttggcAATTTTTACAATGAACAAATGAACAATGAATTGTTcattttttatcgaataaaaatataatcctTCATCATTTTGACTTacttttttcgtaaaatttataataagaacATTTGTTCTGCATTCGACGTGTATATTCGTCATTGCTTGATTTTATCTGCGCGCTCTGTAAAGGatttttgaaattaaattcCGCATTTAACAGATTAATaactatttataataattacttattccctttaataataatttcacgAATGCAAGAAACGCGACACGACGCGATGTTTCCCAGGGGATGTAAAATGTGTCATGATGTTGCGTAGCAGCGtcaataaaattcttttttcaatgTACAAATCGCTGGTGTGCGTGGCTGTTTGGCTAGAAACATAAAACAGTTTACAGTATCCTCTTACCAACTATGCTTGTATGTTACCGCAGATGGTACAATGAAAATTGTGAAATAGCCATACGCGGCGTACGGTTGTCCGCGCTGATACAATAATGAGTTGTACGTCACGAATATTCGCATAATTATCACAGTATGAAGCTTGAATCTCAGAGATACGGAAGTTATATACCTAAACtgtatcgaaatcgaatcgAGAGAGAGCACTGCCGGCTTATGCACACGACCGTCGCAACCTAAACATAAACGTGTATacgatgaaaaaaagaaaaattaatattcgaCTCATGTTTTTGTACATTCTTCGTACGATTCGCTACACTAGAACTTTCGTTATAGGCAAACGATGTCTTATGTAGAACGGTTGTTAGATATTTCAAGATCTAACGCCGTTCCTTTTCACGTACTAGGAAACGAAACGGTATTTTGTATGCATTAGATATGTGTTTTTTTTGTCGTCGTTAATCCGTGTTTCACGCGAGTAAACATAGCGCTACACGCCCAAAGACGAATGAGATGTCTTTCGACATCGTGGGTGATAGTTGGGACGAGAATGATACGGAAAAGATTCGATTTTTGGGAAAGAAGCACAGAAGCGAAATTCCAGGGTTCTCTGTGAGAGCGCGTGGATCGTTCAACAGAAAAGAGGCGCAGACGTGAGTGTAACTTTCTCTCGACAGGGGCGGAGTCCCTGTCCTTTGTCAATAAGAGcacgctctctctttctctctctctctctctgtctcgtATCCCTCTATTTTGCCTCTCCTCTGCTCGCCTTCGGTGTGGGGCTCGCAACTTCCTCTCTACCACACTTCGTCCTCATCTATATCCATCTCCCGTGTTCTCTTCCCGATCTTTCCCTCCTTTCCTCTCTGTATAAACAGTCAGCCACTCTCGTCCACCATTACTTTTCGCTCTCGCTCCTTTCCTCAACTGCTAAATCGCGTTCTTCTGCTCTCTCcttttcttcgttgcttctttctCCGTTTCCTCCTTACATTCGTGACGTTCAGTATTCCCTTACTTCCGACCTTCCGTCCAATTCTCCCCACGGTTTCGTCCTAACGGACCAACGTTTTTTGCTATGCTTCTGCAAATATACCCGCGACACGTTGTCTAGGAACAAGGAGCTGACTAGGCGAGTCACAGGGAAACAGATACGGATACGGACGGCGGACGTCGCGAtttcgcgtcgcgtcgcgttgtGTCGTAGCGCGGATCGACGGTCGTGAACAAAAACGAAACGAGAGAGCGAACGTACGAGCGACAGAGTTTCAGTGAGATTCGAATATGCGCCCAAGGTGAATCCTGATGAACGTATCATCGATCGGTGGCTGCTGAACCAGCCGATGTGCTCGGTCCACGCGTGTACGCGCAAAGGGCCGCGCTGCTAGCTGCGAGCCGCGCTACTCTGTTGCTCCCGACCCTCCAATATCCGCGATTGCCCAGAAATGTCGTGCTGCGATCTTCCATGGGATAATCGTTCTTGATACTTACCGCGAATTGAGAATCGAGAATAGAGAGTGCTCGCGACAATCAGGATACCCAGAGACGAACAGATAAACGAAGAAGATACACGAAaacgagaggaagagagaaagagaaggatagGTATAgggtgagagaaagagaggtgacttttatcgattgtcgtcgcgGGA
Encoded here:
- the LOC126918535 gene encoding uncharacterized protein LOC126918535, producing the protein MRLVYITCVLLATAICCIAADNAATTQGDTKSINQQTVDLVNSTASIKNSSSPAAPVKDSVKDSSTNVTKNADVKDNITRTIDTIPAATTNITIGNKTKTDTVPDNDHRTESTNSTTSTTSTPTTSSITTKQTPTSEKSTSTTIVTPTTMNNTTPIVSSTPITTPVPSSTKVVPSYTQRHFDGLSFLGGIILATCLMVIGVITWKFYRAFNEQNYRTL